In one window of Streptomyces roseofulvus DNA:
- a CDS encoding glycosyltransferase family 2 protein, protein MNATPPVSVIMPVLNEERHLRNSVRHILEQEYDGEMEVVIALGPSTDRTDEIAAELVREDPRVHTVPNPTGRTPAALNAAIQASRHPIVVRVDGHGMLSPNYIATAVRLLEETGAQNVGGIMHAEGENAWEDAVAAAMTSKIGVGNAAFHTGGAAGPAETVYLGVFRREALEQQGGYNVEFIRAQDWELNFRIREAGGLIWFSPELRVQYRPRPSVRALAKQYKDYGRWRHVVARYHAGSINLRYLAPPVAVCAIAAGLVVGATLSPLGFVIPAGYLAAIVAGSVPAGRGLSLKARLQIPVALATMHMSWGFGFLTSPKALARKVIASRRPAVKRGETETV, encoded by the coding sequence ATGAACGCCACGCCCCCCGTATCCGTGATCATGCCGGTCCTCAATGAGGAGCGGCATCTGCGTAACTCGGTCCGTCACATCCTGGAGCAGGAGTACGACGGCGAGATGGAGGTGGTGATCGCGCTCGGCCCGTCCACGGACCGCACCGACGAGATCGCCGCCGAGCTGGTCCGGGAGGACCCCCGGGTCCACACCGTGCCCAACCCCACCGGCCGCACCCCCGCCGCGCTCAACGCGGCGATCCAGGCGTCCCGTCACCCGATCGTGGTGCGCGTGGACGGCCACGGGATGCTGTCGCCGAACTACATCGCCACCGCCGTCCGGCTCCTGGAGGAGACCGGCGCGCAGAACGTCGGCGGCATCATGCACGCCGAGGGCGAGAACGCCTGGGAGGACGCGGTCGCCGCCGCGATGACCTCCAAGATCGGCGTCGGCAACGCGGCCTTCCACACCGGCGGCGCGGCCGGCCCGGCCGAGACGGTCTACCTCGGCGTCTTCCGCCGCGAGGCCCTGGAGCAGCAGGGCGGGTACAACGTGGAGTTCATCCGCGCCCAGGACTGGGAGCTGAACTTCCGGATCCGCGAGGCCGGCGGCCTGATCTGGTTCTCGCCGGAGCTGCGTGTCCAGTACCGCCCGCGCCCCTCGGTGAGGGCGCTGGCGAAGCAGTACAAGGACTACGGCCGCTGGCGCCACGTGGTGGCCCGCTACCACGCCGGCTCCATCAACCTCCGCTACCTCGCCCCGCCGGTCGCCGTCTGCGCGATCGCCGCGGGTCTGGTGGTCGGCGCCACCCTCTCCCCGCTGGGCTTCGTGATCCCGGCCGGCTACCTGGCCGCGATCGTCGCGGGGTCGGTCCCGGCGGGCCGGGGCCTGTCCCTGAAGGCCCGCCTGCAGATCCCGGTGGCCCTGGCCACCATGCACATGTCCTGGGGCTTCGGCTTCCTGACCAGCCCCAAGGCGCTGGCGCGGAAGGTCATCGCGAGCCGCCGCCCGGCGGTGAAGCGGGGCGAGACCGAGACGGTCTGA
- a CDS encoding LCP family protein yields the protein MGQNSVRREGTQSGVPHARDRGWDDDLHGAGEATGAGGGTPEPAGGPEPAPVPGGRAARRRGTPGADDSGTAPATAGGRAAARKQAKKAGKRKVLRWTAIGVAVLVLGTAGAGYAYYEHLNSNIRSGGRAGGSSGVQKAAPNALGDTPLNILLIGSDDRSSEANIALGGSRKDKDRPPLADVQMLLHVSADRQNASLISIPRDTVVKIPECKGEDGTVYPATTDRPINETLTRGGAGCTLTTWETLTGVYVDHWIMVDFAGVVSMADEVGGVPVCVKTGVHDKSTAKVKGGSGLKLPEGTHEVKGEQALQWLRTRHAFGSDQNRAKAQHMYLNGMMKKLQQQNAWTDTGRLMGLAETGTKALKVSDGLDTVAKLFDLGMQLKNVRVDRLSTVTIPTDPYPPNPDAWLQPRAAAAEKIWGMLRDDVALDKNGDKSPAKPKPSASASASAKPKPTAAAPATLAVTVVNGTDGNDEPAVEGRAKKIATALQGKGFTQADSAKEGKPSKGTVVAYPKAAGDQGRADAESVAKALGLPLSTVRADASAEGITLVVGADWREGDTYKRPTATAGDLPEGADDKAECMDVYSVYRWDGKS from the coding sequence GTGGGACAGAACAGCGTGCGACGGGAGGGGACGCAGTCAGGCGTTCCGCACGCCCGAGACCGTGGCTGGGACGACGACCTGCACGGCGCCGGCGAGGCGACCGGGGCGGGCGGCGGCACGCCGGAGCCGGCCGGGGGGCCGGAGCCGGCCCCGGTGCCGGGCGGCCGGGCCGCGCGGCGCCGCGGGACGCCGGGCGCCGACGACTCCGGTACGGCCCCGGCGACGGCGGGCGGCCGGGCGGCGGCCCGCAAGCAGGCCAAGAAGGCCGGCAAGCGGAAGGTGCTGCGCTGGACGGCGATCGGCGTCGCGGTCCTGGTCCTCGGGACGGCCGGCGCCGGATACGCGTACTACGAGCACCTCAACAGCAACATCCGCAGCGGCGGCCGGGCCGGCGGCAGCAGCGGCGTGCAGAAGGCCGCGCCGAACGCGCTGGGCGACACCCCGCTGAACATCCTGCTGATCGGCTCGGACGACCGGTCCTCCGAGGCGAACATCGCGCTGGGCGGCAGCCGCAAGGACAAGGACCGGCCGCCGCTCGCCGACGTGCAGATGCTGCTGCACGTCTCCGCCGACCGGCAGAACGCCTCGCTGATCTCCATACCCCGCGACACCGTCGTGAAGATCCCCGAGTGCAAGGGCGAGGACGGCACCGTCTACCCGGCCACCACCGACCGGCCCATCAACGAGACGCTCACCCGCGGCGGCGCCGGCTGCACGCTGACCACCTGGGAGACCCTCACGGGCGTCTACGTCGACCACTGGATCATGGTCGACTTCGCGGGTGTGGTGTCGATGGCCGACGAGGTCGGCGGCGTCCCCGTCTGCGTCAAGACCGGTGTGCACGACAAGTCGACCGCCAAGGTCAAGGGCGGCTCCGGGCTGAAGCTGCCCGAGGGCACCCACGAGGTCAAGGGCGAGCAGGCCCTCCAGTGGCTGCGGACCCGGCACGCCTTCGGCAGCGACCAGAACCGGGCCAAGGCCCAGCACATGTACCTCAACGGCATGATGAAGAAGCTCCAGCAGCAGAACGCCTGGACGGACACCGGCCGGCTGATGGGCCTCGCGGAGACCGGCACCAAGGCGCTGAAGGTCTCCGACGGCCTCGACACCGTGGCCAAGCTCTTCGACCTCGGCATGCAGCTCAAGAACGTCCGGGTCGACCGGCTGTCCACCGTCACCATCCCGACCGACCCCTACCCGCCGAACCCGGACGCGTGGCTCCAGCCGAGGGCCGCCGCGGCCGAGAAGATCTGGGGCATGCTCCGGGACGACGTCGCCCTCGACAAGAACGGCGACAAGTCGCCGGCCAAGCCGAAGCCGTCCGCGTCGGCCTCGGCCTCCGCGAAGCCGAAGCCGACCGCCGCCGCCCCGGCCACGCTCGCCGTCACGGTCGTCAACGGCACCGACGGCAACGACGAGCCGGCCGTCGAGGGCCGGGCCAAGAAGATCGCCACCGCCCTCCAGGGCAAGGGCTTCACCCAGGCCGACTCCGCGAAGGAGGGCAAGCCCAGCAAGGGCACCGTCGTCGCCTACCCGAAGGCCGCCGGCGACCAGGGCCGGGCGGACGCCGAGTCCGTCGCGAAGGCCCTCGGCCTGCCGCTCTCCACCGTCCGCGCGGACGCCTCGGCCGAGGGGATCACCCTCGTCGTGGGCGCCGACTGGCGCGAGGGCGACACCTACAAGCGGCCGACGGCCACCGCCGGCGACCTGCCCGAGGGAGCCGACGACAAGGCCGAGTGCATGGACGTCTACTCGGTCTACCGGTGGGACGGGAAGAGCTGA
- a CDS encoding DNA-3-methyladenine glycosylase 2 family protein, which translates to MSGRFAPKPAPTRTTTRGGDLDVPSERPDLGLTLGPLRRGPHDPTFRVTPTGEIWRASRTPDGPGTVRVRAHGGEVTADTWGPGAAWLDDHLPALLGAEDDPTAFVPRHKLVLATHRRRPGLRLTRTGLVLESLIPSVLEQKVTTTEAYGSWRTLVRQYGEPAPGPAPEGLYVMPDARTWARIPSWEWHRANVDGKRAATIVRAARVAPRLEEAALMEPAEARRRLELIPGIGPWTSAETIQRSNGAPDEVTTGDLHLPGIVGWALAGDRTADDAAMLELLAPYAGQRHRAARLILLSGRTPPRRAPRFAPNDIRAL; encoded by the coding sequence ATGTCCGGCCGCTTCGCCCCGAAACCCGCCCCCACCCGCACCACCACCCGCGGCGGCGACCTCGACGTACCGTCGGAGCGACCGGACCTCGGCCTCACCCTCGGCCCCCTCCGCAGAGGCCCCCACGACCCCACCTTCCGCGTCACGCCCACCGGCGAGATCTGGCGCGCCAGCCGCACCCCGGACGGCCCCGGCACGGTCCGGGTCCGGGCGCACGGGGGCGAGGTCACCGCCGACACCTGGGGCCCCGGCGCCGCCTGGCTGGACGACCACCTCCCCGCCCTCCTCGGCGCGGAGGACGACCCCACCGCCTTCGTCCCCCGCCACAAGCTCGTCCTGGCGACCCACCGCCGCCGCCCCGGCCTCCGCCTCACCCGCACCGGCCTGGTCCTGGAGTCGCTGATCCCGTCCGTGCTGGAGCAGAAGGTCACCACGACGGAGGCGTACGGCTCCTGGCGCACCCTGGTCCGCCAGTACGGAGAACCGGCCCCGGGCCCGGCCCCCGAGGGGCTCTACGTGATGCCGGACGCCCGCACCTGGGCACGCATCCCGTCCTGGGAGTGGCACCGGGCGAACGTCGACGGCAAGCGCGCGGCCACGATCGTCCGCGCCGCGCGCGTGGCGCCCCGCCTGGAGGAGGCGGCGCTCATGGAACCGGCGGAGGCCCGCCGACGGCTGGAGCTGATCCCCGGCATCGGCCCCTGGACCTCCGCGGAGACGATCCAGCGCAGCAACGGCGCGCCCGACGAGGTCACCACCGGCGACCTCCATCTGCCCGGCATCGTCGGCTGGGCCCTGGCGGGCGACCGCACGGCCGACGACGCGGCGATGCTGGAGCTGCTGGCCCCCTACGCGGGCCAGCGCCACCGCGCCGCCCGCCTGATCCTCCTCAGCGGCCGCACCCCGCCCCGCCGCGCCCCCCGTTTCGCGCCGAACGACATCAGGGCCCTGTAG
- a CDS encoding TIGR03089 family protein, translating to MNASDRTPADLLRSALAADPGRPLVTYYDDATGERVELSVATFANWVAKTANLLQGELSAEPGDRLALLLPAHWQTAVWLLACSSVGVTAELGGDPADADLVVAGPDTLEAGLACSGERIALSLAPLGRRFPAAPTGYADYAVEVPGQGDRFVPFVPVDADAPALVVDGTERSGVQLVEQARLDAVRLGLGPGSRLLSGLPYDGWEGLSAGLYAPLAAGGSVVLCRNLGELAPEALEQRIGSERVTATAL from the coding sequence GTGAACGCCAGCGACCGCACCCCCGCCGACCTGCTGCGATCCGCGCTCGCCGCGGACCCCGGCCGCCCTCTGGTCACCTACTACGACGACGCCACCGGTGAACGGGTGGAATTGTCCGTCGCCACCTTCGCCAATTGGGTGGCGAAGACGGCCAATCTGCTCCAGGGCGAGCTGTCCGCCGAACCCGGCGACCGGCTCGCGCTGCTGCTGCCCGCACACTGGCAGACGGCCGTCTGGCTGCTCGCCTGCTCCTCCGTCGGAGTGACGGCCGAGCTGGGCGGCGATCCGGCGGACGCCGACCTGGTGGTGGCCGGGCCGGACACGCTGGAGGCGGGTCTGGCCTGTTCCGGGGAGCGGATCGCGCTGTCCCTGGCGCCGCTGGGACGCCGCTTCCCGGCCGCGCCCACCGGGTACGCGGACTACGCGGTCGAGGTGCCGGGCCAGGGCGACCGCTTCGTCCCGTTCGTACCGGTCGACGCGGACGCGCCCGCCCTCGTCGTCGACGGTACGGAACGCAGCGGCGTACAGCTCGTCGAACAGGCCCGGCTGGATGCCGTGCGCCTCGGGCTCGGGCCCGGCTCGCGGCTGCTGTCCGGGCTGCCGTACGACGGCTGGGAGGGGCTCTCGGCCGGGCTGTACGCGCCGCTGGCCGCGGGCGGCTCCGTGGTGCTGTGCCGGAACCTGGGCGAGCTGGCGCCCGAGGCGCTGGAGCAGCGCATCGGGAGCGAGCGGGTCACGGCCACGGCGCTCTGA
- a CDS encoding N-acetylmuramoyl-L-alanine amidase, translating to MRASLASSIAVACAAALALPVTLAAPATATARPAAAALPPAQDELPGSTQSLPLRPLGSALRSFGTEPGAAAEQGLTRRDVRPFSLVGVVWDDPSAVLHGTVQVRTRAAADGVWSEWQDVETHNEEHGADPATAEGAAGTLRGSTAPLWVGDSDGVEIRVRAGQAHGDHGDHAAGDPSDRAGATAPLPAGLRLELVDPGEDPAAPAPGTRAMAPPAALTAAEAAATGVNSQLAPYGATAIPATAAEETQGTPVHQGTPVQQAAPGQETAKKKPYIGPRPKIITRKGWGADESIREKGFVYTKTIKAAFVHHSATGNNYTCGQAPSVLRSIYRYHVKSSGWRDFGYNFTVDKCGNIYEGRAGGVAKPVLGAHTLGFNTNSMGIAVLGTFTSTNPPAAVVTAVARLTAWKLGLHGINPKGTQTLVSGGGGLYKKGRKVTFHTIAGHRDGFATECPGGRLYGKLGTARASSAKYQGRS from the coding sequence ATGCGTGCCTCACTCGCCTCCTCGATCGCCGTCGCCTGCGCGGCCGCGCTCGCCCTGCCGGTCACCCTCGCCGCCCCCGCGACGGCCACCGCGCGCCCGGCGGCGGCCGCCTTGCCACCGGCGCAGGATGAGCTGCCGGGCTCCACCCAGTCGCTGCCGCTCCGTCCGCTGGGCTCCGCCCTCCGCTCCTTCGGCACCGAGCCGGGCGCCGCGGCCGAGCAGGGCCTGACCCGGCGGGACGTCAGACCCTTCTCGCTCGTCGGCGTGGTCTGGGACGACCCGTCGGCCGTGCTGCACGGCACGGTCCAGGTCCGCACCCGGGCCGCCGCCGACGGCGTCTGGTCGGAGTGGCAGGACGTCGAGACCCACAACGAGGAGCACGGCGCCGACCCGGCGACGGCCGAGGGCGCCGCCGGAACCCTCCGCGGCTCCACCGCCCCCCTGTGGGTGGGCGACTCGGACGGCGTCGAGATCCGCGTACGGGCCGGACAGGCGCACGGGGACCACGGGGACCACGCGGCCGGGGACCCCTCGGACCGCGCCGGCGCGACCGCGCCGCTCCCGGCCGGCCTCCGCCTCGAACTCGTCGACCCGGGCGAGGACCCCGCCGCCCCGGCGCCCGGCACCCGGGCGATGGCCCCGCCGGCCGCCCTCACCGCCGCGGAGGCCGCCGCGACCGGCGTCAACAGCCAACTCGCCCCGTACGGCGCCACGGCGATCCCCGCCACCGCGGCGGAGGAGACCCAGGGCACCCCCGTCCACCAGGGCACCCCCGTCCAGCAGGCCGCGCCCGGCCAGGAGACGGCGAAGAAGAAGCCGTACATCGGCCCCCGCCCCAAGATCATCACCCGCAAGGGCTGGGGCGCCGACGAGTCGATCCGCGAGAAGGGCTTCGTCTACACCAAGACGATCAAGGCGGCCTTCGTCCACCACAGCGCCACCGGCAACAACTACACCTGCGGCCAGGCCCCCTCCGTCCTGCGCAGTATCTACCGCTACCACGTGAAGAGCAGCGGCTGGCGTGACTTCGGCTACAACTTCACCGTCGACAAGTGCGGAAACATCTACGAAGGCCGGGCCGGCGGAGTGGCGAAACCGGTCCTCGGCGCGCACACCCTCGGCTTCAACACCAACAGCATGGGCATCGCCGTCCTCGGCACCTTCACCAGCACCAACCCGCCGGCCGCCGTCGTGACCGCGGTGGCCCGCCTGACGGCCTGGAAACTCGGGCTCCACGGCATCAACCCGAAGGGCACCCAGACCCTCGTCTCCGGCGGTGGGGGCCTCTACAAGAAGGGCCGGAAAGTCACCTTCCACACCATCGCCGGACACCGTGACGGATTCGCCACGGAGTGTCCCGGCGGACGTCTCTACGGCAAGCTCGGAACCGCCCGGGCCTCCTCGGCGAAATACCAGGGGCGAAGCTGA
- a CDS encoding LCP family protein gives MDAHSRGRADEIDPADQWVLNPQTGNYELRLDHSAGQSPVGGSPSGVAGSGVTGSGTRSASRSTAPAEAPVPGQRRRRPAEPDAPETERGTGGGGRVPPQRRRKRKQGASKKKKVLLWTGGTMAFVLVGGAVGAYAIYSKLNGNIGVVDVGDAAVQTESMDGPLNILVIGNDVRTGEGNESYGNKDNVTGHADTTFLIHIAEDRTNATAMSIPRDLKIEIPECPTKVGETTKVIPGSVGKTKFNESFGVDGRDPGCTMRTITQMSGLPINHFMMVDFNAVKKLSTAVGGVKVCLAKPIHDKNYSKLNLPAGEHRVQGEQALAFLRNRHGLGNESDLDRIKQQQQFLASMMRQLKEDTLDSPTKLYDVATAATESLTVDKGIGSAAKLTTLAKEIAKVDLKNITFLTVPVIDNPDEPPTRRATVVLDPVKAPQVFSMIENDVSFTEVKKKEADAKKAKAKAQAKLLEGPKAPAAEVRVDVYNGSGIQGAAQATINWLQNEQGVLRSTNKSNAPEKAAKTNLSYAPNQADQARALAAMMGLPATALKQGTTDAAEREPMTLVLGADFKGAGVPMTGPTKAPDVGQVEADKKVCAQ, from the coding sequence GTGGACGCGCACAGCCGTGGACGGGCGGACGAGATCGACCCCGCCGACCAGTGGGTGCTCAACCCGCAGACCGGCAACTACGAACTGCGACTGGACCACTCCGCTGGGCAGTCGCCGGTCGGTGGTTCCCCGTCGGGTGTCGCCGGTTCCGGCGTCACCGGTTCCGGTACCCGCTCCGCCTCCCGCTCAACCGCCCCGGCGGAGGCCCCCGTTCCCGGCCAGCGGCGGCGCCGCCCGGCCGAGCCGGACGCCCCGGAGACCGAGCGCGGCACGGGCGGCGGCGGACGCGTTCCGCCGCAGCGCCGCCGCAAGCGCAAGCAGGGCGCGAGCAAGAAGAAGAAGGTCCTGCTGTGGACCGGCGGCACGATGGCCTTCGTCCTGGTGGGCGGCGCGGTCGGCGCGTACGCGATCTACAGCAAGCTCAACGGCAACATCGGCGTCGTCGACGTCGGCGACGCCGCCGTGCAGACGGAGTCGATGGACGGGCCGCTGAACATCCTCGTCATCGGCAACGACGTCCGCACCGGCGAGGGCAACGAGTCCTACGGCAACAAGGACAACGTCACCGGCCACGCCGACACGACCTTCCTCATCCACATCGCCGAGGACCGCACCAACGCGACGGCGATGAGCATCCCGCGCGACCTCAAGATCGAGATCCCGGAGTGCCCGACGAAGGTCGGCGAGACCACCAAGGTGATCCCGGGCTCCGTCGGCAAGACCAAGTTCAACGAGTCCTTCGGCGTCGACGGCCGCGACCCCGGCTGCACCATGCGGACCATCACCCAGATGTCCGGGCTGCCGATCAACCACTTCATGATGGTCGACTTCAACGCCGTCAAGAAGCTGTCCACGGCCGTCGGAGGCGTCAAGGTCTGCCTCGCCAAGCCGATCCACGACAAGAACTACTCCAAGCTCAACCTCCCCGCGGGCGAGCACCGCGTCCAGGGCGAGCAGGCGCTGGCCTTCCTCCGGAACCGGCACGGCCTCGGCAACGAGAGCGACCTCGACCGCATCAAGCAGCAGCAGCAGTTCCTCGCCTCGATGATGCGCCAGCTCAAGGAGGACACCCTCGACAGCCCGACGAAGCTGTACGACGTCGCCACCGCGGCGACCGAGTCGCTCACCGTCGACAAGGGCATCGGCAGCGCGGCGAAGCTCACCACCCTGGCGAAGGAGATCGCCAAGGTGGACCTGAAGAACATCACCTTCCTGACCGTGCCGGTCATCGACAACCCCGACGAGCCGCCGACCCGGCGCGCGACCGTCGTCCTCGACCCCGTGAAGGCCCCCCAGGTCTTCAGCATGATCGAGAACGACGTCTCCTTCACCGAGGTCAAGAAGAAGGAGGCCGACGCCAAGAAGGCGAAGGCCAAGGCCCAGGCGAAGCTCCTGGAGGGCCCGAAGGCCCCCGCCGCCGAGGTCCGCGTCGACGTCTACAACGGCAGCGGCATCCAGGGCGCCGCCCAGGCGACCATCAACTGGCTGCAGAACGAGCAGGGCGTCCTTCGCTCGACCAACAAGAGCAACGCCCCCGAGAAGGCGGCGAAGACGAACCTCAGCTACGCACCGAACCAGGCCGACCAGGCCCGCGCGCTCGCCGCGATGATGGGTCTGCCGGCCACCGCCCTCAAGCAGGGCACCACGGACGCCGCGGAGCGCGAGCCCATGACGCTCGTCCTCGGCGCCGATTTCAAGGGCGCGGGGGTGCCCATGACCGGTCCGACGAAGGCGCCGGACGTCGGTCAGGTGGAAGCAGACAAGAAGGTGTGCGCCCAGTGA
- a CDS encoding LCP family protein: MTDRAGTPAEPDPEPEQEREQEQEQEGESPAAADSGDGASGTAAARRRHWLRWGCLGVSVVLLGAAGTGWWFYRKLDDNITTDTTAADELRRYERERPTSVVAAARNILLIGSDTRSGEENRKYGRDKGTQRSDTVILLHLAADESSATAVSIPRDLMVTIPSCARTAGGRTRERLAQFNWAFEWGGTACTIRTVEKLTGIRVDHHMVIDFRGFKKMVDAVDGVEVCLKEPVDDSDAKLKLPAGRQTLNGEQALGFVRARKSLGNGSDTERMDRQQMFLGALVNKVQSDGVLLNPTKLYPVLDAATKSITTDPGLDSLRDLYDLARTMRAIPTEKVQFLTVPRRPYTYNANRDELVQPAASELFRQLREDRPVLVTKPEPEEGSGASSDGKPDDAESPAPTATPTFPGRNAAEGVCS, encoded by the coding sequence GTGACGGACCGCGCTGGCACGCCCGCCGAACCGGACCCGGAACCGGAGCAGGAGCGGGAGCAGGAGCAGGAGCAGGAGGGGGAGTCCCCGGCCGCCGCGGACTCCGGGGACGGGGCCTCCGGGACGGCCGCGGCCCGGCGCCGGCACTGGCTGCGCTGGGGCTGCCTCGGCGTCTCGGTCGTGCTGCTCGGCGCGGCCGGGACCGGCTGGTGGTTCTACCGGAAGCTCGACGACAACATCACCACGGACACCACCGCCGCCGACGAGCTGCGCCGGTACGAGAGGGAGCGCCCGACGAGCGTCGTGGCGGCGGCCCGGAACATCCTCCTCATCGGCTCGGACACCCGCTCCGGCGAGGAGAACCGCAAGTACGGCCGGGACAAGGGCACCCAGCGCTCGGACACCGTGATCCTGCTCCACCTGGCCGCCGACGAGTCGAGCGCCACGGCCGTGTCGATCCCCCGCGACCTCATGGTGACGATCCCGAGCTGCGCCAGGACCGCAGGGGGCCGGACCCGGGAGCGGCTGGCGCAGTTCAACTGGGCCTTCGAGTGGGGCGGGACGGCGTGCACGATCCGTACCGTCGAGAAGCTGACCGGGATCCGGGTCGACCACCACATGGTGATCGACTTCCGGGGCTTCAAGAAGATGGTGGACGCGGTGGACGGCGTCGAGGTCTGCCTCAAGGAGCCGGTGGACGACAGCGACGCCAAGCTGAAGCTGCCGGCGGGCCGGCAGACGCTGAACGGGGAGCAGGCGCTGGGCTTCGTCCGGGCCCGCAAGTCGCTGGGGAACGGCAGCGACACCGAACGGATGGACCGGCAGCAGATGTTCCTGGGCGCGCTCGTCAACAAGGTGCAGAGCGACGGGGTGCTGCTGAACCCGACGAAGCTGTACCCGGTGCTCGACGCGGCGACCAAGTCCATCACCACGGACCCGGGGCTCGACTCGTTGCGGGACCTGTACGACCTGGCGCGGACCATGCGGGCCATCCCGACGGAGAAGGTCCAGTTCCTGACGGTGCCGCGCCGCCCGTACACGTACAACGCGAATCGTGACGAACTGGTGCAACCCGCTGCGAGCGAGCTCTTCCGGCAACTCCGCGAGGACAGACCGGTCCTGGTGACGAAGCCGGAACCGGAGGAGGGCTCCGGCGCATCCTCCGACGGGAAGCCGGACGACGCGGAGTCGCCCGCGCCGACCGCGACGCCGACCTTCCCGGGCCGGAACGCGGCGGAAGGGGTGTGCTCCTAG
- a CDS encoding NDP-sugar synthase, with translation MTEAILLVGGKGTRLRPLTVNTPKPMVPAAGVPFLTHQLARAKAAGVEHIVLATSYLAEVFEPHFGDGSDLGLSLEYVTEEEPLGTGGAIRNVASRLHSGPDEPVLIFNGDILTGLDIRALVATHADSGADVSLHLTRVEDPRAFGLVPTDETGRVTAFLEKPQTPEEIVTDQINAGAYVFRRSVIDSIPAGRPVSVERETFPELLASGAHLQGMVDSTYWLDLGTPQAFVRGSADLVLGRAPSPAVPGRCGDRLVLPSARVAPDAKLTGGTVVGADATVGEGARVTGSTLLAGAVVEPGAVITDSLIGAGARIGARSVLTGAVIGDGAHVGPDNELRDGIRIWCDATLPAGTVRFSSDQ, from the coding sequence GTGACAGAAGCGATCCTCCTGGTCGGTGGCAAGGGCACACGGCTGCGACCGCTCACGGTCAACACGCCCAAGCCCATGGTCCCGGCGGCGGGCGTCCCCTTCCTGACGCACCAGCTGGCCCGGGCCAAGGCCGCCGGCGTCGAGCACATCGTGCTCGCCACCTCCTACCTCGCCGAGGTCTTCGAGCCGCACTTCGGGGACGGCTCCGACCTCGGCCTGAGCCTGGAGTACGTGACGGAGGAGGAACCGCTCGGCACCGGCGGCGCGATACGCAACGTCGCCTCCCGGCTGCACTCCGGCCCCGACGAACCCGTCCTGATCTTCAACGGGGACATCCTCACCGGCCTCGACATCCGCGCCCTGGTGGCCACCCACGCCGACTCGGGCGCGGACGTCTCCCTCCACCTCACCCGCGTCGAGGACCCCCGCGCCTTCGGCCTGGTCCCCACGGACGAGACGGGCAGGGTCACCGCCTTCCTGGAGAAGCCGCAGACCCCCGAGGAGATCGTCACCGACCAGATCAACGCCGGCGCGTACGTCTTCCGCCGCTCGGTGATCGACTCGATCCCCGCCGGCCGCCCGGTCTCCGTCGAGCGCGAGACCTTCCCCGAGCTGCTCGCCTCCGGCGCCCACCTCCAGGGCATGGTCGACTCCACGTACTGGCTGGACCTCGGCACCCCGCAGGCGTTCGTCCGCGGCTCCGCCGACCTGGTCCTCGGCCGCGCGCCCTCCCCGGCGGTCCCCGGCCGCTGCGGCGACCGCCTGGTCCTCCCCTCCGCCCGGGTCGCCCCCGACGCCAAGCTGACCGGCGGCACGGTGGTCGGCGCGGACGCGACGGTCGGCGAGGGCGCCCGTGTGACGGGTTCCACCCTCCTGGCCGGCGCGGTGGTCGAACCCGGCGCGGTCATCACCGACTCCCTCATAGGCGCGGGCGCCCGCATCGGCGCCCGCTCGGTCCTGACGGGCGCGGTCATCGGCGACGGGGCCCACGTGGGCCCCGACAACGAACTCCGCGACGGCATCCGCATCTGGTGCGACGCCACCCTCCCCGCGGGCACGGTCCGCTTCAGCTCGGACCAGTAG